A stretch of Campylobacter showae DNA encodes these proteins:
- a CDS encoding cache domain-containing protein, translating to MKFKQNYFYILLVAVAVGYFYLVFTNYDENKQQTYDSAVLSQIKTVQKYKAIINERIEQQKRLLEKTAKFVATKDYTQDYTTIKGVLSIVARTGSFLAVYAGYPDSYRFVASNEIEPQYNFSDRPWFVAAKESMTTSFTEPYIDHQLGIYVISVSTPLLKNGKFIGVLTADLDFEIFQKELAALFPLANGSAFLMVDGKNILDQTEQILDFSGAQTKEVLQKISVKKQGNEQILIKNKPYIFVYDTLANSKWMLVSVLDEGMIYRQIDKKALKDLGIFLALAFFGICAFASLYVAQRKFYKNKHLLNLFAKNPIGGLVITDKDGNIAFINKEFEKIFGLKFKANIGKNLKELSNIFCSNKTTQSIFTQISSNPTKSFSLTSKKGKLFYKTEFLPLLNKQGVFEGVFIMSHDITHEVGLEQNRQKQEQILLQNSKMAALGEMISVISHQYKQPLNTLLLLASDTHELLSGKNGDKMALKNIENIRMNVELMNETIDVFRDFYKEDFCEKEFDLIDVLDDVLYICRPQLQVKNIELRFTYDDGPHEIKGYANYIKHVLMNLITNAKDELAKKAKSTDNFIPYVEINLRQDENKFIITIEDNANGVDSELLDKIFEPFFTTKGDDGTGMGLYLCKLIFEKKLRGDIRLANAKNPTKFEIELLK from the coding sequence ATGAAATTCAAGCAAAATTATTTTTACATTTTATTAGTCGCCGTTGCTGTGGGATATTTTTATCTAGTTTTTACAAACTATGATGAAAACAAACAACAAACCTACGACTCTGCCGTCTTAAGTCAAATAAAAACCGTACAAAAATACAAGGCAATCATAAATGAGCGTATCGAGCAGCAAAAGCGACTGCTTGAGAAGACAGCAAAATTTGTTGCGACAAAAGATTATACACAAGATTATACTACGATAAAAGGCGTGCTTAGCATTGTTGCTAGAACGGGTAGCTTTTTAGCAGTCTATGCCGGATATCCGGATAGCTACAGATTTGTCGCAAGTAACGAAATCGAGCCGCAATATAATTTCTCAGACCGCCCTTGGTTTGTGGCTGCAAAAGAGAGTATGACAACAAGCTTTACTGAGCCATATATAGACCATCAGCTTGGCATCTACGTCATCTCTGTCTCAACGCCGCTTTTAAAAAATGGTAAATTTATAGGTGTTTTGACGGCTGACCTTGACTTTGAAATTTTTCAAAAGGAGCTTGCCGCACTCTTTCCGCTTGCAAATGGCTCAGCGTTTTTAATGGTAGATGGCAAAAACATCCTCGATCAAACAGAGCAAATTTTAGACTTTTCAGGCGCTCAAACCAAAGAGGTATTGCAAAAAATTTCAGTTAAAAAACAAGGAAATGAGCAAATTCTTATCAAAAATAAGCCTTATATTTTTGTATATGATACGCTCGCAAATAGCAAATGGATGCTAGTTAGCGTGCTTGATGAGGGCATGATTTACAGGCAAATCGACAAAAAAGCATTAAAAGATCTTGGTATTTTTTTGGCATTGGCATTTTTTGGTATTTGCGCCTTTGCTAGTCTTTACGTGGCACAGCGAAAATTTTACAAAAACAAACACCTTCTAAATCTTTTTGCCAAAAATCCAATAGGTGGGCTTGTTATCACGGATAAAGACGGCAATATCGCCTTTATCAACAAAGAATTCGAGAAAATTTTTGGCCTAAAATTTAAGGCAAATATCGGTAAAAATTTAAAAGAACTCTCTAATATTTTTTGCTCAAATAAAACCACACAGAGTATATTTACGCAAATCAGCAGCAACCCAACCAAGAGCTTTAGCCTGACTTCAAAAAAGGGCAAGCTGTTTTATAAAACAGAGTTTTTGCCGCTGCTTAACAAGCAAGGCGTATTTGAGGGTGTTTTTATCATGTCGCACGATATTACGCATGAAGTGGGTTTGGAACAAAATAGGCAAAAACAAGAGCAAATTTTACTGCAAAACTCCAAAATGGCAGCACTTGGCGAGATGATAAGCGTGATCTCGCATCAATACAAGCAGCCCCTGAATACCCTTTTGCTTCTTGCAAGCGATACGCATGAGCTGTTAAGCGGCAAGAATGGCGATAAAATGGCACTAAAAAACATTGAAAATATACGCATGAACGTTGAGCTTATGAATGAGACTATCGATGTTTTTAGGGATTTTTACAAAGAGGATTTTTGCGAGAAAGAATTTGACTTAATCGACGTGCTTGATGATGTTTTATACATTTGCCGACCACAGCTTCAAGTAAAAAATATCGAGTTACGCTTTACATACGACGATGGACCTCATGAGATCAAAGGCTATGCAAACTACATAAAACATGTGCTTATGAACCTTATCACAAACGCAAAAGACGAGCTGGCCAAAAAGGCAAAAAGTACCGACAACTTCATTCCTTATGTAGAAATAAATCTTCGTCAAGATGAGAACAAATTTATTATCACTATCGAGGATAATGCAAATGGCGTAGATAGCGAGCTTTTAGATAAAATTTTTGAACCGTTTTTTACAACAAAAGGCGACGATGGCACCGGTATGGGGCTTTATCTTTGCAAGCTGATTTTTGAGAAAAAACTACGTGGCGACATAAGACTTGCAAATGCTAAAAACCCGACAAAATTTGAAATAGAGCTGTTAAAATGA
- a CDS encoding response regulator transcription factor, translated as MNEIFKELARLNVLLVEDDTQLQGVLAGLLAPYVGQIYKAQNGQDGLESFSKNDIDIIITDINMTHMSGTTMAKRVRELDERVSIIFITAYDTDENLQNSLSIQNSNLLKKPFDKQQLLIMILMATKNGVKTSKRLNLGRGFSYDTQGRLLYKESETIVLTRTEQRLLHILAINKERVVSFDMIENFAWNGKVASFETIRNYINKLRTKTYTQLIKNVQGLGYKLSLDDEV; from the coding sequence ATGAACGAAATTTTTAAAGAGTTAGCACGCTTAAATGTGCTTTTAGTTGAGGATGACACGCAGCTGCAAGGAGTTTTGGCTGGACTTCTTGCACCATATGTAGGGCAAATTTACAAGGCGCAAAACGGGCAAGACGGTCTTGAGAGCTTTAGCAAAAACGACATCGATATTATCATCACTGATATAAATATGACCCATATGAGCGGAACAACGATGGCAAAACGAGTTAGAGAGCTTGACGAGCGTGTGTCGATCATTTTTATTACGGCCTATGATACCGATGAAAATTTACAAAACTCGCTAAGCATACAAAATTCAAATCTGCTTAAAAAGCCATTTGATAAACAGCAGCTTTTAATCATGATATTAATGGCCACAAAAAACGGCGTAAAGACTAGTAAACGTTTAAATCTAGGTCGTGGATTTAGCTACGATACACAAGGCAGATTACTTTATAAAGAGAGCGAAACCATCGTTTTAACTAGAACCGAACAGCGACTTTTGCATATCCTAGCGATAAATAAAGAGCGAGTCGTATCGTTTGATATGATAGAAAATTTCGCATGGAACGGTAAAGTAGCGTCATTTGAAACGATACGAAACTACATAAACAAACTACGCACCAAAACCTATACACAACTTATCAAAAACGTTCAAGGACTTGGCTACAAGCTCTCGCTTGATGACGAAGTTTAA